In Oryza brachyantha chromosome 1, ObraRS2, whole genome shotgun sequence, the following are encoded in one genomic region:
- the LOC102705111 gene encoding uncharacterized protein LOC102705111, whose translation MAAAAEAFPIEFTKGIRSYWRSRKYQRVDGSAAGRGTASNLVRLGGGSGSENGGGAWAVRLGGMFRARVKAAPAATTTTTTVAKVPARVLGRIRDAYVDAMVGVAKRQSAAAPSQPGGTESLWQKRVPVRRSRGQNKKQLRQKADELGQRLVMEMYKSVLASRDLSGMLQASTAR comes from the coding sequence ATGGCAGCCGCAGCGGAGGCCTTCCCAATCGAGTTCACGAAGGGGATACGGTCCTACTGGCGAAGCCGCAAGTACCAGCGCGTGgacggcagcgcggcgggccGCGGCACAGCGAGCAACCTGGTGCGGCTCGGGGGCGGAAGCGGAAGCGAAAACGGTGGCGGGGCGTGGGCCGTGCGGCTAGGCGGCATGTTCCGCGCGCGCGTCAAGGCGGCGCCTGCTgcgacgaccaccaccaccaccgtggCGAAGGTACCCGCGCGCGTGCTGGGGCGGATACGGGACGCGTACGTGGACGCCATGGTCGGCGTGGCCAAGAGGCagtcggccgcggcgccgtcgcaGCCGGGCGGGACGGAGTCGCTGTGGCAGAAGCGCGTGCCGGTGCGCCGGTCGCGCGGCCAGAATAAGAAGCAGCTGCGGCAGAAGGCGGACGAGCTCGGGCAGAGGCTCGTCATGGAGATGTACAAGTCCGTCCTCGCGTCGAGGGACCTCTCCGGCATGCTCCAGGCGTCAACGGCGCGATAA